The Rheinheimera mangrovi genome contains the following window.
TCCGCAAACTGCTGGCGCATAGGCGCACTGATCAAAGCATTCCGCAATAAATGCAGGTTGAGCCTGATGCTATTGGCCTGCTCTTCAGCAAAAGTTTCCAGCTGTTGTAGTACAGTTTTTGGATACCAGTGCCCAGCCACAACCACAGCTTCAGGTTCACGCATACTGGCTACATCCAACAGGGGGTTATCATTTAGCAGCAGTAAATCAGCCGTTTTACCCACTGCCACTGAACCAGTTTGTGCTGCCATGCCAGAAAAAACAGCAGGATTTATAGTGGCGGTTTGAATCACTTCTAAAGCTGTTAAACCTGCCTGCTGATACAAGGCCAGCTCGTCGTGTAAACCAGAGCCTGCAAAGACAAAAGAGTCGGGTGTATCTGTGCCTGCCAGAATTTTCACTCCGGCTTGCTGAGCTTGTTTTACTTGCTGCTGCGCTAACTGCAGCAACTCGATATGTACATTCAGGCTTTTGCTATCGTAGGCCTTTTTCAACATGGCATCAGCATCGCCTTGCCAGAGTAACTGCAGCAGATAAGGCACAAATTTCAGGCGTTTATCCTGCCGGAATTCGGCATCACCAGCTTTAGCGCCCAATTGCAAAGTGAGTAAGGTAGGGCTCCACCAGGTGTTGGATAACGCCATGTGTTGCATCAGTTGCTGGCATAACTCCGGGTTTTGACTTAGCAGCAGTTTACGCCATTGTTCTGGCTGAAAACTCTGGCTAAGTGGTTGCTGTTTATAGGCTTTGATCGCATCGGCACATTCGAAAATAAATAGCCGACCATGTTCCACGCTGCGCTGTCCAGCTTCCAGCATCTGAGTAAAAGACACCAGCCAGGGCTGATGCCCGGCCAACACCATACCGGCATCTTTCGCTGCAGCAACTAACCACTGGTATTGCTGAGCACTAAGTTGTTCATAGA
Protein-coding sequences here:
- a CDS encoding amidohydrolase family protein is translated as MYRLFYLLKQCTLVLLAGLLLGLVVLVGCASWPLAEAPGPASTAPLLLDNVSLVDVETGQIHPHQAVWIDKGRISKIAASDTIATDNNAALRTELIADGRLKVYAAGRFLMPGLSDMHTHSLQLSPQLHHPLWIAAGVTTVRDLSGCMLQPDSFQACTADRKRWQQELKAGKRTSPNYWLHSSYQLNGGPEVPASYPAFFKLQSAADAIELVAHYKAQGTDFIKVYEQLSAQQYQWLVAAAKDAGMVLAGHQPWLVSFTQMLEAGQRSVEHGRLFIFECADAIKAYKQQPLSQSFQPEQWRKLLLSQNPELCQQLMQHMALSNTWWSPTLLTLQLGAKAGDAEFRQDKRLKFVPYLLQLLWQGDADAMLKKAYDSKSLNVHIELLQLAQQQVKQAQQAGVKILAGTDTPDSFVFAGSGLHDELALYQQAGLTALEVIQTATINPAVFSGMAAQTGSVAVGKTADLLLLNDNPLLDVASMREPEAVVVAGHWYPKTVLQQLETFAEEQANSIRLNLHLLRNALISAPMRQQFAD